From a single Equus asinus isolate D_3611 breed Donkey chromosome 2, EquAss-T2T_v2, whole genome shotgun sequence genomic region:
- the ITPRIP gene encoding inositol 1,4,5-trisphosphate receptor-interacting protein: MALGLFRVCLVVVTAIINHPLLFPRENTTVPENEEEIIRKMQAHQEKLQLEQLRLEEEVARLAAEKEALEPVAEEGQQQNESRVAWDLWSTLCMILFLVIEVWRQDHQDGPSPECLGGDEDELPGLQGAPLRGLTLPNKATLDHFYERCIRGATADAARTREFVEGFVDDLLEALRSLCNRDTDMEVEDFIGVDSMYENWQVDKPLLCNLFVPFMPPEPFHFHPELWCSSRSVPLDRQGYGQIKVVRADEDTRGCICGKTKLGEDMLCLLHGKNNLVQPGREMKDPLCARDSPYLDTMQVMKWFQMALTRAWHRIAHKYEFDLAFGQLETPGSLKIKFRSGKFMPFNLIPVIQCDDSDLYFVSYLPREPSGGTPASSTDWLLSFAVYERHFLRMTSKALPEGACHLSCLQIASFLLSKQSRLTGPSGLGNYHLKTALLHLLLARRAADWKAGQLDARLQELLCFLEKSLLEKKLHHFFIGNRKVPEAMGLPEAVRRAEPLNLFRPFVLQRRLYRKTVDSFYEMLKNAPALINEYSVHIPSDHASLPQKAVIL, encoded by the coding sequence ATGGCACTGGGGCTCTTCCGGGTGTGTCTGGTGGTGGTGACTGCCATCATCAACCACCCACTGCTGTTCCCTCGGGAGAACACCACAGTCCCCGAGAATGAGGAGGAGATCATCCGCAAGATGCAGGCGCACCAGGAGAAGCTACAGCTGGAGCAGCTgcgcctggaggaggaggtggcgcGACTGGCGGCCGAGAAGGAGGCCCTGGAGCCCGTGGCGGAGGAAGGCCAGCAGCAGAACGAGAGCCGCGTGGCCTGGGACCTGTGGAGCACCCTCTGCATGATCCTTTTCCTGGTGATCGAGGTGTGGCGGCAGGACCACCAGGACGGGCCCTCACCCGAGTGCCTGGGTGGGGACGAGGACGAGCTGCCTGGCCTGCAGGGTGCCCCACTCCGGGGCCTCACCCTGCCCAACAAGGCCACGCTCGACCACTTCTATGAGCGCTGCATCCGGGGGGCCACGGCTGATGCAGCCCGCACCCGGGAGTTCGTGGAAGGCTTCGTGGATGACTTGCTGGAAGCCCTGAGGAGCCTCTGCAACCGGGACACAGACATGGAGGTGGAAGACTTCATTGGCGTGGACAGCATGTATGAGAACTGGCAGGTGGACAAGCCACTGCTGTGCAACCTCTTTGTACCCTTCATGCCCCCAGAGCCCTTCCACTTCCACCCAGAGCTCTGGTGCTCCAGCCGCTCGGTGCCCTTGGATCGCCAGGGCTACGGCCAGATCAAGGTGGTCCGGGCCGACGAGGATACACGGGGCTGTATCTGCGGCAAGACCAAGCTCGGGGAAGACATGCTGTGTCTCCTTCATGGCAAGAACAACTTGGTGCAGCCTGGCAGGGAGATGAaagacccactgtgtgccagagaTTCCCCATACCTGGACACGATGCAGGTCATGAAGTGGTTCCAGATGGCCCTCACCAGAGCCTGGCACCGCATCGCCCACAAGTACGAGTTCGACCTGGCCTTTGGCCAGCTGGAAACCCCAGGGTCCCTCAAGATCAAGTTCCGCTCAGGGAAGTTCATGCCCTTTAACCTGATCCCTGTGATCCAGTGTGACGACTCGGACCTGTACTTCGTCTCCTACCTTCCCCGGGAGCCCTCCGGGGGGACCCCGGCGTCCAGCACTGACTGGCTCCTGTCCTTCGCTGTCTACGAGCGACACTTCCTCAGGATGACCTCAAAGGCGCTGCCCGAGGGTGCCTGCCACCTCAGCTGCTTGCAGATcgcctccttcctgctctccaaGCAGAGCCGTCTCACCGGCCCCAGCGGGCTTGGCAACTACCACCTGAAGACCGCCCTGCTGCACCTCCTGCTCGCCCGGCGAGCCGCCGACTGGAAGGCTGGGCAGCTGGATGCTCGTCTGCAGGAGCTGCTCTGCTTCCTAGAAAAGAGCCTGCTCGAGAAGAAGCTCCATCACTTCTTCATCGGCAACCGCAAGGTGCCCGAGGCCATGGGCCTGCCTGAGGCCGTGCGCAGGGCCGAGCCCCTCAACCTCTTCCGGCCCTTCGTCCTGCAGCGCCGTCTCTACCGGAAGACAGTGGACTCCTTCTATGAGATGCTCAAGAATGCCCCGGCGCTCATTAATGAGTACTCCGTACACATCCCCTCAGACCATGCCAGCCTGCCCCAAAAAGCTGTCATCTTGTAG